The genomic stretch TTGTCAAGTTCCATTCCTAAAAAGAAACTGCCCGTTTTACCTGAAAAAGTCCATCAGAGGCTCTACGGAGTCCCAGGgcaaaatatatttacctACGATCTTGATAAACCAAAGCCAAGGAAAAAGATCACGCCACAAATAGAcgtatttgttttataaaattaatttatttaaggTCGGAATGGTCCCAAAAGAAGGCTCAAACATCGTGTGCAAGTGCATACCCAGAGTGAATACTGCGTTCAAGGATTCTCTGGAAGTATTTTCCTTACCTAATAAACGGATGATTTAGAAGTCACTAATACCACAGGACAACTCAGAAGCAAGGCTAGTAGGGAAAATTATTCTCAACAGAGACCATATATCGCACTTGAAGGCAAGCATTAACGTcaatgaataaaattttagagTGACCTGCTAAATATGGAAGAGCAAATTGATGATTTAAAACCCAAAATTGGCGTTAGTCCGTCACTTTACTTGATTGTTTAGGCAAATCTACTCAGTGTGTCGAACAAAATATCCAGAAGGAGACAGTTTACAAAGGAGCGTGAAACCCAATTGAGTGGTATGTATAAATGCGAAATCAATTAACTTAGGTTCTATTCATGTTTTCGGCTCCTTCGAGGATGAGTCAACTCCTTCCGATTCTGATCTCAACCTACAGAGTACATAGTCTCCCAAATCGGTTTGCATTCGGCGCAACATCTCCTCTCGTCCTCGCTCACCCATTCAGGCTTCTCGTAATGCGTTTCTGATACCTTTTCTGATGCTTTTATCTAAAAATTCTTTTTAATATGACTCCTCTTACATGTACAGGGTACGGTATGTGCAGTTTGCATTTAACCTTCATCTTTTCACAGTCGCATGGCTTCGCCTTTGGCGCATAATGAAGCTCCAGTGACTTTATTAGTTTTTCATATAGTGGCATTTTCGCCAACTTTTCCTTCGCGGCCTCTGCTATTGAGGAGTGGAAAttatcctttttattatacaggTCCAGTGGCAAATCTATTGGCCATTACTATTAGTAATTCATACCTAAGTTAGCATCATATTTTGGGCACGATTCCGGGTATAGTTTAGAGGCCTCGTACGTCGTGTACTGCGGCGGTATCCTCCCATGGTTCACGAATGCCGAAAACGAGCACATCGGCGGCATCTGCACCAGAATATTATTCACGAGTGGTACCGAAACATTCGACCCGCAGGCTCCCGCGATGTCTACACGTCAGTTATcggtgtgtaaaaataccaTCGACCCAGAACCCTGGACAGGCCACCAAAACTGCCAAACACTGAGGAAAGCTGCAAAAGACTATCATTCTTCAGTCTAACCATATTGGGAACGTTTGAGCTACTTGCGCTACAATATGTTTGATTGGTGCGACTTCACATACCTGCCCCTGTTGCGCACAGCGGGAATATGCTTGCGCTAAACCCTCATGTATCCTCTTAAACGTACCAGTACATTCCTAGATACACCGTGGCACTGAAATAATTGTGTCACTCGCTGCCCACTtaccatattttatatctcACGTCGTCGGTCCTTCCCACCTTTGCTGCGTACTTCGCCGGGAACCTACACCATTATATTCTCGTAAGCTTGTTACGATGATATCACTCCGTTCATGGTGGAATCTATTACGTCCGCAACTACGAAATCTGAGGCTGCTATGGGATACAGCACCGATCCGATGCAGTTTCTCCctgatttaatttacacgATTTACAACTAACCAGTCAACATTGGAAGGCATGGCAGTGGACTAAAAACCATTTAACTTTAAGAAACGTACTTTCCTATTACCATTGGTGGCACTGTATCCACGATCAGTGCTATTATTGTTTGAATTAGTCCCTTTACTTggttaaatatttgtaatgcCATGTTCGCTCCCGCAGGCTCtacattaaacattatCAGTACTCGTTTGAACCGTTTGCAGATGCTGGTGTTCCGACCGATTTAAACATGTTTCCCAGCCTGTACATACTTTAAGAAACTGTTAACGTATACCATGTAGTTAAATCGAAACCCGAGCCTCTGTAAGGGCCTCCTGGGAACGTTATCAGCGACCCAAATCCATTTATAGGGTCAACCCAGTCTCCTCTGTCACACTAAAGCCTTTTTTGGTGACATAATCACTCACGTGAGGTCTATCGAACCTTGGGTGATCCAAGGCCTGCGTGAACCTCTTGTTAGACTTCTGATTAGTTACTAAAATTCAATAGATCTTCCATTACAATACCTTGTTCGATAATCCATTTATATCCATTCGAATCAAATGTTTGCGATGTCGTATCTAGAATTTGTCTCAAgaattttttgttttcaggTGACTTTTCATACATTTCATCCCCGAGTTTGTACacatgttttattaaattttcaaaaagtaAAACATTCCCATAATTTGTCGATTCGGCAAAGACaagatttatattaatgtgATAGTTCCATGTTGTTAAGAATACtgtaaaaattagtaaaaatgatacaACTTTGTTAgtcatattttataaaactacattaatttCGCACACATTCATGAATATTCAAAtcatacaaatacaaacaatatttttattttatttaaaccataataatgttaatgtgtaatgtGGTTTGTtagataatttatatatttatccaTGGGGCTGAAACGACAtcaaaaatggaaaataacGGTACTAAAGGACAAATTCAATatagaatataaataattacaaaaggaaattaaattaacttttgctatttgtgtaaaaacaatatttattccTCTTCCTTTGATaggaatttaaaatatccAACAGTAGGAGGATTCCATAATCCCAGAGTTAGTCTCTTCTTATTTTCATTGCTGAGGGTCGGAAAATACGTCCACACACCAAAAAATCCAACAACGAACACCCAAGGTGTAAGTCGTTTACTACAATGACCATTtagttgaaaaaataaatatagtattaccacattttaaaatgttaatatatataattatttgttaaaaaactCTTACCATACGTGAGTCCATCCGTATTGCCTTCTCAAATGAAATTGAGAAGTGGACATCCACAATTTAGAATAAACAGCCCTCGACATTTTGTATAatctatataaataaacaaaaacaagtGTTTAAagtgttaaatattacatacAATGTTTTCAATTTGATTTTTGAACGTATACTATTTTGACAAACCAAATAGTATACAATTTGGGGTTTACATATATTCAAAACAGCttcaattaaaatcaaatttaattttcagtatatatatgactaaaaattaagaaaaaCTTTGTATTATTCCTGATTTTCttactattattttctCTATAAATGGGGAACTTATGTTTGACACAAATACTATATTCAATCTTTAGTAACGCAGTTAAATCTACACACCGTCATCAAACACACTcaattaacattaatgtgtaattgtATATCAAAGAAGGTCGTTTTAAACCTCTGGAATATTGTACTATATTGTTTTTCGATCATCGATTCACTTGTACCATAAGTAAATAGCCACTTTGTTGAAACTAACACACCTGTAcagtataataaacacCCTTACTCAcattaaaagtaaatttcACAAGTTATTATTCAAGGTATCACTTGATCTAACTTTACATCTTGGTATGAAATTTAATGCCGCACACTCGCCTATAATTTCATGTATCATAGTTTAATTGTATCTAAATGGGAAATTCAATGTCAGTTTCTGAAGATCAAACTAAATTCTCCCCTAATGAAGTTTCGTTGACCCATACAATTTTCAGATTTCTGAAAGAATTACAGCCAGATGAGAAGTACCACCTCTCGATGGCACTCGTTGGGATAGCTATGAATGCTATAACGAACATGTCCTACCCTAGGATCCTGGGACTCCTGATTGATTCCTCGGAGTCGGGACAGCTCGAGCTTGACAGGCAGGGGGACTACCACTCTGTGGTTCCTTTTTACTCCTTCAAAAGTCTCTACGAAGGCATTAGCACAATGAGCTCAAGCTGCTCGTTCAATAGGATCTTTTTGCATTCATTGCCAATCTATGTCGGAGGATCCCTGGCATCGTGGTTCAGGATTTATCACACACACAGCGCCATCTATCTGATACAGAAGAGGTATAGAAGGCAGATGTTCGAGAAGCTGCTTTCGCAAAATCTGCTCTTCTTCCAGTCAAACACCGCGAACTACTTCGTCCAGAAGTTCCAGAAGGACTGCCAAGATGGCCCGAGCGTGCTCATTGAGACGCTGGCGCATCTCCTAAGATGCTCCAATTCAGTGGTGGTTGGAACTTACCACCTGTTCTCAATATCGTCATCACTGGCGATGTCGATGCTGCTGTCGCTTCCACTGTTCGGGGCGTGCATGAAGTTGGTATCCTCGTTCATCAAAAGGTTCCAGTCGCTTAAAACTCAGAAGCTTGACTCCGTGATCGGTTAGTTTACACAAAATCAAATGTTTTCAGCAAAAGCCGAAGAGGTGATATCAGGAATCGAGAACGTTATCTCATTTTCGAAAGTAAGTTCACTGCGTAAACATACGCAATGTACCTTAGGAGGATCACGAAGTGGAGTCGTTCATTCAAGACTTGAACAAGTGCGACGAGGTCGCATACAAGTCAAATAGCCTAGATGGGCTTCTCATGGGTTCTATTCTGTCAACAGTTAACCTCTCGAGCCTGGTGATGATATATTTCGGAACGAGGATGATGAGGTCAGGGGACATGACAATAGGTAAGTTTTAAGTTAACTAAACAAGCACGTTTGCAGGAAAATTTGCATCGTTTGTTTTGTACGGAGGATTCGTAGGAATGGGATTGGTTGGACTGTCCACGGTATGAAAAAATAGACAACTGTAGCTACTCTCGGATGTATAAATACACCTTCTGTGttataattacaaatatcGATGAAAGAGTAACTAAGTTTTCTAGGTTTACGGTAAACTGGTTAAGGCATCTATGTCAATGAACAGCATATACTCAATCACAGACTTAGAAGAAAAAAGTGATGAAAAGATAATTCTGGACGAGGTTCGTTCCCTAGGCTTTTTTGATAACCGACCCAATTTTTAGGTAAAGGGCTCCCTTGAAGTTCAGAACGTATCGTTCAAGTACCCGAGTAGAAGTGATTATGCCCTGAAGGATATCTCGATGAGAATAGAGCCAGGAGAAGTGGTCGCAGTAGTGGGACCGAGTGGAGCTGGAAAAACGACACTGTGCAAACTGTTTATCACAATATACAGGCCGACAGAAGGAGAGATACTGGTCGATTCCACAGACGTGAGCCGCCTGAGCTCCAAGTGGCTGAGAGACTCAGTATTCTCAATTGTGACCCAGGAACCAGTCCTGTTTTCTACCACAATCGAGGAAAACATGAAGTACGGAAACGTGAAAGCCACAGACGAGGAGATGATAGAGGCAGCCAAGGACTGCAACATCCACGAGTTCATAGACACACTGCCAATGAAGTATCAGTCGGAAGTGGGAACGAAGGGAGTTGCGCTATCAACAGGACAGAAGCAGAGAATATGCTTAGGTGAGTTTTTGCGAGTCACATGATGTAGTCAGGGCAATACTGAAAAAAACACCAGTACTGATTCTGGATGAGCCTACTTCAAGTCTGGACGGATTCTCGGAGGAGCTGGTGACGACGGCAATTAAGTTGTAAGTTAGGTAGTAAACACAGTGTTTTAGAACGACTAAGGACAAGACCGTGATCATAATAACACACAAGCCGCAAATACTGAACCAGGTTAGCAAGGTGGCAGTGTTGAACACGAGTTTGGAGTACTTCGGACCCTTAGAGGGGGCCAAAGCGAGGAGCAAGACGTTCAAATCGCTATTTCCCAGTCTTTAGAACGTAATTATAGTAGAATACACTTTACGTTTTTACGaacattttacacattgacCCTCCCGACATGGACGAATTACCTTAATCTTCACATGAAAAATATGGGATTGACTCATGGAAGGCAACGATGATCAGATCGACGACACCCTTAGAATTGAATTGGTCGTTCCGGACCCGATTCACCTAAGCGGAGGCCCCTTCTGCTCATACGTGAATCTGATGCCCATAGCGTcggaaaaggagaagaaaagCGACTCAGTCACGATCGATTTCATATCTATTAATTTGTACGGAGTTGTTATACATGATTCTAAGCTGCTAAGCACCTCAAAATTCCAAAGCACACTCCACCTTAGATTTCTACAGTCGGAACGAGAGGAGCTTCAGCATAACCAGGACCTGTCGCTGATTTTCTTATCAGATCCCGTGGTTTTTTGTACCTCGAGGGAGTTTGGAGCCAATTTTGAGCAGTTGAGATGTAAGTTCCCGAGAAACACATGACTTTTAGATCGCTTCACCAGCCTACTGCCTCCGTTCCTGCCACCTTCCTTCGCAGGGAAGCATGTATCGTAAGTTTTAAGCACCTTAACGTGGACGCAGATACTCTTACTTTGTGTACCTCTTTGTACAATATCGCAACTCGCTAAACGCAAGAGAAACAAAGACTGTTTCGAGGAAGCTGGAATTTAACATTCTGGGCTCGATATACCAAGGTAGGCAGCCAACATTAACACAACTTGACCTAGAACTGCCAATTCTCAATGTAAAGTATTACCCTATTTTGCCCAAAAAGGGAGGATTCGACCTG from Theileria orientalis strain Shintoku DNA, chromosome 1, complete genome encodes the following:
- a CDS encoding uncharacterized protein (thioredoxin-related domain containing protein), which produces MSRAVYSKLWMSTSQFHLRRQYGWTHVCKRLTPWVFVVGFFGVWTYFPTLSNENKKRLTLGLWNPPTVGYFKFLSKEEE
- a CDS encoding ABC transporter yields the protein MGNSMSVSEDQTKFSPNEVSLTHTIFRFLKELQPDEKYHLSMALVGIAMNAITNMSYPRILGLLIDSSESGQLELDRQGDYHSVVPFYSFKSLYEGISTMSSSCSFNRIFLHSLPIYVGGSLASWFRIYHTHSAIYLIQKRYRRQMFEKLLSQNLLFFQSNTANYFVQKFQKDCQDGPSVLIETLAHLLRCSNSVVVGTYHLFSISSSLAMSMLLSLPLFGACMKLVSSFIKRFQSLKTQKLDSVIAKAEEVISGIENVISFSKEDHEVESFIQDLNKCDEVAYKSNSLDGLLMGSILSTVNLSSLVMIYFGTRMMRSGDMTIGKFASFVLYGGFVGMGLVGLSTVYGKLVKASMSMNSIYSITDLEEKSDEKIILDEVKGSLEVQNVSFKYPSRSDYALKDISMRIEPGEVVAVVGPSGAGKTTLCKLFITIYRPTEGEILVDSTDVSRLSSKWLRDSVFSIVTQEPVLFSTTIEENMKYGNVKATDEEMIEAAKDCNIHEFIDTLPMKYQSEVGTKGVALSTGQKQRICLVRAILKKTPVLILDEPTSSLDGFSEELVTTAIKLTTKDKTVIIITHKPQILNQVSKVAVLNTSLEYFGPLEGAKARSKTFKSLFPSL